The region GTTTTAGGACCCAGGTCGCCTCTTCGATGCACGATCTTGTCAGTGCTTTTGGTGGGCTTGGTGGCGCAGCCGGTCGCCTCACTACACAGATCGCAATGCTTCATGCTGTACTCGCTCCGCTTGAAGCCACCGTAGCAGCCGTTGTTGCAGCACTGGCTTTGCTGTTCGCCGGGACTATGTTTGCCGGTTGGGGCGTTACAATCGCCGCTCAAGCGGAGCAGGCTGAAGTAGCCATGACCACAATGCTGGGCAATGCTCAGCATGCCAAGGCAGTCATGAGCCAGGTCGAGCAGTTCGCCGCTGAGACGCCGTTTCAGACCGACGTGCTGACCAAGTCGGCCAAGATGCTCGCCGCATTCCAGTTCCAAGCGGGAGATATCATTCCGACGCTTCGGATGCTAGGGGACGTCTCCGCACTGATCGGTGCCCCGATCGACGAGATGGCCGAACTGTTCGGCAAGGCCAAAGTCCAGGGCCGCCTCTTCATGGAGGATATCAACCAGTTCCAAGGGCGTGGCGTGCCCATCATGCAGGCTCTGGCGGACGTCATGGGGGTCAGCACCGAAGAGGTGCGAAATCTGGTCTCCGAAGGGAAAGTGGGCTTTGCCGAGTTGCACGCTGCATTCTCTTCGCTTACGTCCGAAGGAGGCAAATTCCATAACGGGATGATCGCTCAGTCGGAAACGCTCGCCGGTCTGTGGTCGACACTCAAAGATCAGTTCTCGTTAATTGCCAAGGACATTGGGCAGGACTTACTGCCCATTCTGAAAGAATTGACGAAATATGCGGTTGCTGGGATGCGAGGATTTAGAGATGGAGTCCGCGGCGTGAAAGAACTTCTTGGACTTGATGGAGGTAAAGTCTCGATCGATCTCCCCAAAGAAGATTTCTCGAAGGCAACGGAAGGCTTAAAACAGGCTCAAGAGTCTTTAAGGGAAGGTACGAAAGAGATCAAGAAGAACACTCTCGATGTTGCGAAGATTACCTCTGATGTCCAACGGATGCAGTTCGCAAGTCCGGTCGGTGCGTTCAACCGTTACACAACGTCAGGTTTTTCGGCAGTGGAAGCGGCCAAGCGAGCAAGTATCAATGAAGAGAAGCGTGAGATCGAACTACAAAAGCGAATTCTTGATGCGATCAAAGAGGGCAACACAATCGCGCTCAGCAATCGCGTCACTGTCCATCGACGTAGGATGTAGTCATGAAGGCAAGTGAATTTCTTATCAGTTACGAGCAAACGTATCCAGAGAAGAGTTCGGTCGAAGGTCTCTTTGTAGCTTTCAATTGCTTTCGCGAAGCGAGCCGTCAAGGAGTTGAGCTTTCAGACGAGAACTCGGGAGACCTTGCAAACATGTGGGCATTACGTGCCAGACAACTATGGGAACAAATTGAAGGACTTGATGAGGAGTCCGACGCATTGACTAGGCGCAGTAATGCCGGAGAGATAATTCCTCCAGAGGAATATGCCAAGTTGGCGACCAGGGTAATCAAGATGTACCGCAAGGCAATCGATGAGCAGATCCTGATTCCCAAGTCTTGATTGCCGATTTCTCCGAGACACA is a window of Bremerella sp. TYQ1 DNA encoding:
- a CDS encoding tape measure protein; its protein translation is MAGTVIANLKIMLSASWAKLKSDFGKASKTVRGFRTQVASSMHDLVSAFGGLGGAAGRLTTQIAMLHAVLAPLEATVAAVVAALALLFAGTMFAGWGVTIAAQAEQAEVAMTTMLGNAQHAKAVMSQVEQFAAETPFQTDVLTKSAKMLAAFQFQAGDIIPTLRMLGDVSALIGAPIDEMAELFGKAKVQGRLFMEDINQFQGRGVPIMQALADVMGVSTEEVRNLVSEGKVGFAELHAAFSSLTSEGGKFHNGMIAQSETLAGLWSTLKDQFSLIAKDIGQDLLPILKELTKYAVAGMRGFRDGVRGVKELLGLDGGKVSIDLPKEDFSKATEGLKQAQESLREGTKEIKKNTLDVAKITSDVQRMQFASPVGAFNRYTTSGFSAVEAAKRASINEEKREIELQKRILDAIKEGNTIALSNRVTVHRRRM